DNA from Micromonospora nigra:
GTTGACCTGGCGGGCCCGCCTCCAGCCCGTCGACGCCGGCTGGGTGGAGCTGGCCCTCAACGTGCCGCTGATGTCCAGCGAGCGGGCCGAGACGGAACTGGGCTGGCAGCCGCGCACCGACGCGGTGACGGCCTTGAAGGAGTTGTTCGCCGGCATGGCCGGGGGCGCCCACACGGCCACCCCGCCGATGACCGCCGCACCCGACCTGCCGGGCCGTCCCGGCGGCCTCGTCAAGGGACGGCTCGCCGGCCACGGCAACCCCTACTGACTCGGCCCGGTCGACCGGCGGCGAAGCTCGGTGTGGGCGCCGGTGACCGAGTGGCGGGTATGAGGGTTCGACTCGGCGGCGAACAGGGTTCGACTCGGCGGCGGGGCGAGCGGTGTCGGTTGCCGGGCCACCGGGTCAACGCAGGGTGGAGGAGGTGACCGTGGGATTGCGGGCACCGAGGAAGAAGATGCCGGGATACCCCCTGGTCTCGAACCCACGACTCGGGTTGCGGCGCAGGGTCGACCCCTCGACCGTCATCGTGCCGGACCGGTCGTTGCTGACGAAGAAGACCGCGCCACCGCCCTCCCGGGCCACGTTGTCCTCCACCACCGAACCGGCGATCCGCAGGGTGAACCGGTTGCCGTCGCAGTAGATCGCCCCGCCGCTGCCGCCACCCGGCGTGCCCGACCGGGCCGGGTTCGCGCCCCGGCCGACGGCCTCGTTGTCGCGCAGCACGCTGTTGAGCACCACCCAGGAGACGCCGATGCTGCTCAACGCGCCGCCGTTGGCGCAGGACCCGCCCGTGAACGTGCTGCCCACCACGTAGACGGGCCGGTTGTCGTACTGGCTGAGCACCCGGATCGCCGCGCCGCCCACGTCCGGGCCGGTGGGGTCGCACCGGTTGTCGACGAACCGCGAGTTGACCACCTTGACCCGACCACCCCGGACGAAGATCGCCCCACCGCCGCCGCCGTCGGTCCGCTCGCCGGTGGCGTTGCCTGCGGTGAAGGTCAGGTTCTGCACCGTGAGCTGCGGGTGGTCCTGGTTCTGGCAGTGCGAGGTGGTCCAGCCCTGTGCCCCGTCGCAGGTGTTCATGTAGAGGATCCGCCGTCGGCCCTGCCCGCTGAGGGTGACCAGGCCGCCCCCGTCGATGACGACCTTCGGCCCGTTGGCGTTGCGTACCTTGGCGGTGGCGGTCATCGCGATGGTCACGGGTCGCGGGCCGCAGTCGAAGGTGATGACGCCGCCTGCGGCGACCGCCTTGACCACCGCCGCCGACGTGCAGCTCGCCGGGGTGCCGGAGCCGACCGTCCGGTCCGGCCGGGAGGTGTCGACGGCCCGCGCCTCCGCCGGCACGCCCGCCCTGCCGCCCGGGTTGCCGGCCTTCGGTACGGGGACCGCAGCGGTCGGTTTCGGGCTCCGGGCCGCCCCGGGTCCGCCCAGCCCCACCCGGGGCGTGGGGGCGGCGGCGGGACCGGCCGGGGTGGGCCCACCGGCCGGGGCGGAGTCGGTGGCCGCGGCGGTCGGCACGTCGCCGTCGCCCGTCGGGCCGCCGCAGGCGGTGAGGAGGGTGAGCACGGCGAGCGTGCCGACGATGGCGGGGGAGGTCAGGCGCACCGGCCGATGGTAGGAGGCGGCCGGGCCGCTGGCGAGCCCGCGCCCCGGACGGCGCGCTCAGTCCTCGACGATGTCGGAGATCACGACGGTGACGTTGTCCGGTGCGCCGGCCTGGTGGGCGAGCTTGACGAGCTGCTCGCCGCAGTGCTGGCGATCGGAGTACGAGGCCAGCGCCGAGGCGATCGAGGCGTCCTCCACGTAGTCGGACAGCCCGTCGCTGCACAGCAGCAGCCGGTCGCCGGCCAGGACGGTGAGCGCGCCGATCGCGGGCGGCGCGTCGGAGCCCTGCACGGCGCGGGTGACCAGGGACCGCTGCGGGTGGTGCCGGGCCTGGTCGCGGGTGAGCGCCCCCTGGTCCACCAGCGCCTGGACGAAGGTGTCGTCCCGGGTGAGCTGGGTCAGCTCGCCGTCACGCAGCAGGTAGCAGCGGGAGTCGCCGACCTGGGCCAGCACCAGCGTGTTCCCGGCGAGCAGCCCGGCCGTCAGCGTCGTACCCATGCCGTCGCGGGCGGGGTCGGCGGTGATGGCGGCGTGGATGCGCTGGTTGGCGGTGCTGACCACGGCCCGCAGGGCGTCGGCGGCGGCGTCGGGAGCGGTCGGCGGGATCAGTTCGTCGAGAATCCGGATGACGATCTCGCTCGCCACCTCGCCCGCGGGCAGTCCACCCATGCCGTCCGCGACCGCGACGAGGCGGTCGCCGGCGAGGGCGGAGTCCTCGTTGTTGGTCCGGATCAGGCCGATGTCGTTGAGGATGGCCGAGCGGAGGATCAGCGTCATGCGTCAAGCTTGCCAAGAACACCCGCCCGGCGTCTTTCCGCACTCCCGCTACTGCGGTGGAAATGTCGACGGTCCTGGTTGTCGCCGCACGGCCGGTCCGGCATCCCGGCGGTGCCACCCCGGCCGTCGGCGGTCCATCATGGCCGTCGGCGCGGGTAGCGCAGCAGCAGACTGGCGGCGACCTCCTCGTCGCCGACGGCGGCGTACCCGTGCGGCACGTCGGCGTTCCAGCGCAGGTGTCCGCCCGCCGTGGCGGTGAGCGGCGCGTCGGTCGGCCCGGCGCGTAGCACGCCCGCGAAGACCGTGACGTGTTCGGTGACCCCGGGCTGGTGGGCCGGGGAGAGCTGACCCGGCCCGGGGCTGACCCGCATCCGGTACAGCTCGTAGGTGGCGTCCGCGTCGTCGAAGACCTCCAGCAGGGTCGCGGCGACCGCCGCGCCGCGCACGGTGGGACCGGCGGTCGGGCTGGACAGCACGGCCGTCAGGGGTACGCCGAGTTGCGCGGTCACCGCGTACAGCGTCTCCAGGGTCGGGTTGCGGGTGCCGCGTTCCAGCCCGGACAGGGTCGCCTTGCCGACCCCGGCGAGTCGAGCCAGCGCCGACAACGACATGCCCCGCTCCTCGCGCAGCCTGCGGACCCGGGTGCCGACGGTCCCGGCGTCCGCCTCGGGGCTCGGCGGGACGGGACGGTCGGGTTCGTCGGCCGTTCGGTGGGCTGGTGACGGCTGCGGCATCCCGCTATGGTGCTACACGTTCACCGTTCCGTTTACGGAACGAGGGGGGTGGGGGCATGGTCGGGCGTACGCAACCGGTGCTGGCCGGCGTGGTGACCGCGCTGGTCGGCTTCGCCAGTTCCTTCACCGTCGTGCTGGCCGGGCTGCGTGCCGTCGGCGCCACCGACGCCCAGGCGGCCTCGGGCCTGCTCGTGCTCTGCGTCGCCTCCGGCGTCTGCGCGGCCTGGCTCGGCCTGCGGCACCGGCTGCCGATGAGCGTCGCCTGGTCGACACCCGGCGCGGCCCTGCTCGTCGCCACCGGCCCGGTGCCCGGCGGCTGGCCCGTCGCCGTGGGCGCGTTCCTCGTCTCCAGTCTGCTGATCGTGGCCGCCGGCCTGTTCCCGGCGCTCGGTCGGGCGGTCGCCGCGATCCCCCGCCCGGTCGCCGGGGCGATGCTCGCCGGAGTGCTGCTGCCGTTGTGCACCGCCCCCGTCCGGGCCCTCGTCGAGGTGCCCGCGCTGGCCGCCCCGGTGGTGCTGGCCTGGCTGGTGCTGCACCGCCTCGCCCGCCGGTGGGCGGTGCCCGGCGCGCTCGCCGTGGCCGTGGTGGCGATCGCGGCGACCACGCCCGCCGCCGCGCTCGACCCCGCCGGCCTGCGCCCCGTCCTGGAGTTGACCGCCCCCGCCTGGAGCCTGCCGGCGCTGGTCGGCCTGGCGCTGCCGCTGTTCCTGGTGACCATGGCCGCGCAGAACGTGCCCGGCACGGCCGTGCTCGTCGGCTACGGCTACCGGCCGCCGCTGGGCTCCGCGCTGCGCACCACCGGGCTGGTCGGAGCGGTCGCCGCCCCTGCCGGCGGGCACGCCGTCAACCTCGCGGCGATCACCGCCGCCCTGGCCGCTGGCCCGGACGCGCACCCCGACCCGGAACGTCGGTGGATCGCCTCGGTCACCGCCGGTGCCGGGCTCGCCCTGCTCGGCCTGGGCGCCGGGCTCGCCACCACCCTCGTCGCGCTCTCCCCACCCGTGCTGGTGGAGGCGGTCGCCGGGCTGGCGTTGCTGGGGGCGCTGGCCACCGCGCTGTCGTCGGCGCTGGCCGAACCGGCCGACCGGGAGGCCGCCGTGATCACCTTCGTGGTCACCGCGTCGGGAGTGTCCCTGCTGGGCGTGGGCGGCGCGTTCTGGGGGCTGGTGGCGGGACTGGGGATGCTGCTCCTCTTCCGCCGGCGCGGGACGCCGCTCGTGCGCCGGCCCAGGACACCATCGACGCGGGCGCCGGGGACGCCGCCGTCGGACCGGGCGCCGGTGGCGGCCGGCGGTCCCGGCTCCGGCTCCGGTGGGGGCGGGGCCGTCACTCCTCCGGATGCAGGTCGGCCACCGGAACGCCGAGACGAACCCGCTCGTCGGTGACCGTGTCGATCTGCTCGGCCAGCACGTACACCGCGCCGGCGGGGACCAGGTCGGTGGAGACCTTCAGGTAGCCGGAACGCAGCAGCCGGGCCGCCAGGTCGGCGGGCACGTCGGGCTCCTCCACGGCCGCCGACTCGATCAGCTCGTCCAGACTGCCGCCCGGGTCGGCGGTCGGCGCCGCCTGCACGGTCACGGCGTTCGGGTCACCCCGCTGGACGAGATCCACGACGCCGACCTCCACCCCACCCGGGTCGACGACCCGCATGCCGGTGGTGACCCGGGAGAGCACGGCCTGCTGTCCGGCCCCCCGCGGCTCCGTCCGATGTCCCGCGTCCGCCCGCTGCCCGCTCCCCTGCTGCTCCATCTCCGTGCGGTTCCCGGCCCCCGCTGCGGCCAAACCCGGGCCGACGGGATGCGCCGTCCGGCGCGGCGGCACCAAACTTTCCGTCGGGTCGACAACGGGGCCACGGTCAGGGGGTGGGCGTCCAGCCGGACGGAGGACGCGGGGACAGTTCGCGCCAGGTGTCCGTGCCCTGGAGCAGCGCCCGGACGGTCTCCTCGGCCTCCTCGACGCTGGGGTACTCGTAGAACCGGGAGACGCCCTCCGCCCCGCCGGCCCGCTGCTCGACGTGCCACCTGTCGGCGTCCGCGCGGAGGAAGACGTCCCGTCGGGCCAACCGCCCCCACTTCCCGTTCCACCAGTGTCTGCGCTGCTCCATGGCGGGACTCTATCGAACATGCGTACGAAAGGAAGGGGCCCCTGCGGGATTCCCGCAGGGGCCGATGTGCGTACGCCGGGTTCAGCGCCCGGTGGGCGGTTCCTCCCGCCGGCCGAGCACGTCGTCCAGGGCGCCGCGCTGTTGACCGGGCGTGTTGTGGCCGGCGGCGACCAGCGCGTCCCGGATCTCGGTGAGCAGCTTGACCTCCTCGCTGGGCGCGGCCGGCGGCGGCTCCTCGCCCCGCTTGCGCCGCTCGGCCAGCCGGTTCATCGGGAACACCACCAGGAAGTACAGCGCCGCCGCGGTGAGCACGAACGTGATCACCGCGTTGACGAAGGTGATCCAGTCGAACTCGACACCGCGGACCGTCCACACCGCCCCGTCGATTCCGTCCGGACTGTCGGTGAGCAGCAGCACGAACAGCGTGATCAGCGGCTTGAGGAACGCGTTGGTCAGCGAGGTGACCACCGCCGTGAACGCCGCGCCGATGACGATACCGACCGACAGGTCGACGACGTTGCCGCGCATGATGAAGTCTTTGAAGCCCTTGAGCATCCGTACTCCCGAGGTGTCCGGTCTTTTCGTCGGGCACAACCTATGCCCCGGGCGGGGGCTCCAGAAAAGCGCCGGCCTCGACCGCCGCGCGCTCCGGGTCGCCGGCCCGGATCGCCGCCACCAGTCGGGCGTGGTCGACGTGGCGTTCGGGCTCCAGCGTGTCGCCCATGGCCGTGGCGATGGTGCGGCGCAGGGCGGTGCCGACCGAGGCGTACAGCTCGGCGAGCATGCGGTTGTGCGCGGCGGCGACCACCGCCGTGTGCAGGGCGGCGTCGGCCTCGACGAACTCGTCGACCCGGCCGCCGCGCCAGGCCGCCTCGCGGGCGGCGAGCGCGTCGTCGAGGGCCGCCAGGTCGTCGGGGGTACGCCGCAGCGCGGCCAGCCGCGCCGCCTCCACCTCGAAGGCGCGGCGCACCTCGACGACCTCTGCCGTGCGGTCGTCGGTGAGCCGACGGGCCACCACGGGAGCCAGTTCGTCGGTCGACACCACGTACGTGCCGGAGCCCTGCCGGCACTCGAGCACCCCGGCGTGTGCCAGCGCCCGGACGGCCTCGCGGACGGTGTTGCGCCCCACGCCGAGGGCGGCGACGAGCTGCGGCTCGGTGGGGATCCGTCCGCCCACCGGCCACTCGCCGCCCAGGATGCGTTCCCGGAGCTGGGCGATCGTGTCGCGCACCCGCTGCCCGCGCGGGGGTACGGCGGCGGGGTCATCCGACGGTGTCACTGCTTACACTCCCGGCCGAAATTCATCCCATGATTGTAGGTTCGAGGGCGTGATCCCGCCCCCGCCCCCCACCGCCGTGCCCCCGGCCCCCGCCGAACACGCGGGTCCGGCGGGCCGCGAGGACGGCCACGGCGGGCAGCACCTCCGGCCCGCCGCGCGCAACCGGTCCCGGCACAGGATGCTGGTGCTGGCCGGCATGGTGCTGGTGGCCCTGAACCTGCGCGCCGCAATCACCAGCCTCGGCGCGCTGCTCGACGAGGTACGCGCCGGGCTCGGGCTCTCCGGCGCGATGGCCGGCTTCGTCACCACCCTGCCCACGATCGCGTTCGCCGGGCTGGGCGCGGCCACCCCGTGGCTGGTCCGCCGGCTCGCCCCGGCCCGGTTGCTGGTGCTCGCCATGCTCGCCCTGACCGCCGGGCAGGCGCTGCGGGTGGTCACCGACTCGGCCGCCGCGTTCCTGGTCACCAGCGCGCTGGCCCTGGCCGGTATCGCGGTGGCGAACATCCTGCTGCCGATGCTGGTCAAGCAGCACTTCCCGCACCGCGCCGGGCTGGTCACCGGGGCGTACACGATGGCCCTGACGGCAGGCACGACGGTGGCCGCGGCGGCGGCCGTGCCGGTCGCACACGCCTTCGGTTCCTGGCGGGCCGGCCTGGGCGTCTGGGCGGCCATGGCCGCGGTGGCCGTCGTACCGTGGGTGCCGCTGGCGCTGCGGGCCCGCGCCGCCGCGCGCCGCGCGGCCCCGGCGCGCACCCCCGCACCCGGATCCGGCCCGGCCGCACCCGGCTCGGCTGGGCCATGGCGGTGTACTTCGGGGCGCAGTCGCTCAGCGGGTACGCGATCATGGGCTGGCTGGCACAACTGTTCCGGGACGCCGGTTTCCGGCCGCAGGACGCGGGCCTCCTGCTCGCCGGGGTGACCGCGCTCGGCGTGCCGATCGCGCTGCTCATGCCCGCCCTGGCCGGCCGGCTGGCCACGCTGCGCCCGCTGGTGCTCGGGCTGACCGCCGCGTCGACGCTGGCCTACCTGGGGCTGGCGCTGGCGCCGCAGGCCGGCGCGCTGCTCTGGGTGGCGCTGCTGGCGATCGGGCAGGGGGCGTTCCCGATGATCCTCACCACGATCGGTCTGCGGGCCCGCACCGCCGAGGGCACGGTGGCGCTGTCGGCCTTCGCGCAGAGCACCGGGTACGTCATCGCGGCCCTCGGGCCGCTGCTGGTGGGCGTCCTCTACGAGGCGACCGGCGGGTGGACCGCGCCGATCGGCTTCCTGCTGTTCGCGCTCGTGGTGCAGGCGGGCGCGGGCCTGGTGATCGCCCGTCCCCGCCATATCGAGGACGAGCGGTGAGCGGTGACGGTCAGGAGGAGGCCGGAGTGGGGTCGCCCGCGACGGCCTGGTCGACCGTCGGGTAGGTGTGCAGCACCTCGACCAGGCCGCTCACCTCAAGGATGCGCAGCACCCCGCGCTGCGGAGCGGCCAGGCGCACCACGCCACCGGCCTCGTCGCAGCTGTTCTTGGCCCGGACGAACACCGACAGCCCGGTCGAGTCGCAGAACGAGACCTCCGCCAGGTCGAACACGAGACGGCTGCGGCCCTTGTCGAGCAGATCCGTGATCTGGTCCTGCAACTGCGGAGCGGTCGCCATGTCCAGTTCGCCCGCCACCGCCACGACGACCACGTCGCCACGCTGTTCCGTGTGCACCGTCAGGGACATCAGCAAGACCTCCTGTTATCGACAGGAACGGTATCCCACCATCGGGCCGGTACGCAGAACGGGACCGACATCCGGTGCCGTCCGTCATTC
Protein-coding regions in this window:
- a CDS encoding PP2C family protein-serine/threonine phosphatase; its protein translation is MTLILRSAILNDIGLIRTNNEDSALAGDRLVAVADGMGGLPAGEVASEIVIRILDELIPPTAPDAAADALRAVVSTANQRIHAAITADPARDGMGTTLTAGLLAGNTLVLAQVGDSRCYLLRDGELTQLTRDDTFVQALVDQGALTRDQARHHPQRSLVTRAVQGSDAPPAIGALTVLAGDRLLLCSDGLSDYVEDASIASALASYSDRQHCGEQLVKLAHQAGAPDNVTVVISDIVED
- a CDS encoding FadR/GntR family transcriptional regulator, producing MTPSDDPAAVPPRGQRVRDTIAQLRERILGGEWPVGGRIPTEPQLVAALGVGRNTVREAVRALAHAGVLECRQGSGTYVVSTDELAPVVARRLTDDRTAEVVEVRRAFEVEAARLAALRRTPDDLAALDDALAAREAAWRGGRVDEFVEADAALHTAVVAAAHNRMLAELYASVGTALRRTIATAMGDTLEPERHVDHARLVAAIRAGDPERAAVEAGAFLEPPPGA
- a CDS encoding STAS domain-containing protein; translation: MSLTVHTEQRGDVVVVAVAGELDMATAPQLQDQITDLLDKGRSRLVFDLAEVSFCDSTGLSVFVRAKNSCDEAGGVVRLAAPQRGVLRILEVSGLVEVLHTYPTVDQAVAGDPTPASS
- a CDS encoding helix-turn-helix domain-containing protein, whose product is MPQPSPAHRTADEPDRPVPPSPEADAGTVGTRVRRLREERGMSLSALARLAGVGKATLSGLERGTRNPTLETLYAVTAQLGVPLTAVLSSPTAGPTVRGAAVAATLLEVFDDADATYELYRMRVSPGPGQLSPAHQPGVTEHVTVFAGVLRAGPTDAPLTATAGGHLRWNADVPHGYAAVGDEEVAASLLLRYPRRRP
- a CDS encoding benzoate/H(+) symporter BenE family transporter; this encodes MVGRTQPVLAGVVTALVGFASSFTVVLAGLRAVGATDAQAASGLLVLCVASGVCAAWLGLRHRLPMSVAWSTPGAALLVATGPVPGGWPVAVGAFLVSSLLIVAAGLFPALGRAVAAIPRPVAGAMLAGVLLPLCTAPVRALVEVPALAAPVVLAWLVLHRLARRWAVPGALAVAVVAIAATTPAAALDPAGLRPVLELTAPAWSLPALVGLALPLFLVTMAAQNVPGTAVLVGYGYRPPLGSALRTTGLVGAVAAPAGGHAVNLAAITAALAAGPDAHPDPERRWIASVTAGAGLALLGLGAGLATTLVALSPPVLVEAVAGLALLGALATALSSALAEPADREAAVITFVVTASGVSLLGVGGAFWGLVAGLGMLLLFRRRGTPLVRRPRTPSTRAPGTPPSDRAPVAAGGPGSGSGGGGAVTPPDAGRPPERRDEPARR
- the mscL gene encoding large conductance mechanosensitive channel protein MscL; the protein is MLKGFKDFIMRGNVVDLSVGIVIGAAFTAVVTSLTNAFLKPLITLFVLLLTDSPDGIDGAVWTVRGVEFDWITFVNAVITFVLTAAALYFLVVFPMNRLAERRKRGEEPPPAAPSEEVKLLTEIRDALVAAGHNTPGQQRGALDDVLGRREEPPTGR